From Jaculus jaculus isolate mJacJac1 chromosome 19, mJacJac1.mat.Y.cur, whole genome shotgun sequence, a single genomic window includes:
- the LOC101615234 gene encoding cystathionine gamma-lyase-like isoform X2: MRRRAGTRPAVRSLGIEVPCFQRASRDGKPTGLCSEPPAVQGFVYSRDGNPTRNILEKVVAALDGAKYSLAFSSGSAASMTITHLLKAGDHIICMDDVYGGTNEYFRKVAVKFGLKISFVDCSKTKLLEAAITPETKLVWVETPTNPGLKIIDIEACAHIVHKHGDIILVVDNTFMSAYFQRPLALGADICMYSATKYMNGHTDVVMGLLSTNSEDLHNRLRFLQISIGAVPSPMDCYLCNRGLKTLQIRMEKHFKNGMAVAQFLESHPLVEKVIYPGLPSHPQHELVKRQCTGCPGMITFYIKGALQQAEAFLQNLKLFTLAESLGGFESLAELPAMMTHASVPENDRASLGISDTLIRLSVGLEDESDLLEDLDQALKAAHP, encoded by the exons ATGAGGCGCCGGGCCGGCACGCG GCCAGCTGTGAGGAGCTTAGGGATAGAAGTTCCATGCTTCCAGAGAGCAAGCAGGGATGGTAAACCCACAGGACTGTGCTCAGAACCTCCAGCAGTTCAG ggaTTTGTGTATAGCCGTGATGGAAATCCCACTAGAAATATCTTGGAAAAAGTTGTTGCAGCGCTGGATGGAGCTAAGTACA GTTTGGCCTTTTCTTCAGGTTCAGCTGCCTCCATGACAATTACGCATCTTTTAAAAGCAGGAGACCATATTATCTGCATGGATGATGTGTATGGAG GTACGAATGAGTACTTCAGGAAGGTGGCTGTTAAATTTGGATTGAAGATTTCTTTTGTGGATTGCTCTAAAACCAAATTGCTAGAAGCAGCCATTACACCAGAAACCAAG CTTGTTTGGGTTGAAACCCCTACAAATCCTGGCTTGAAAATAATTGACATTGAAGCATGTGCACACATTGTTCATAAACATGGAGACATTATTTTGGTCGTGGATAACACTTTCATGTCAGCATATTTCCAG CGACCGCTGGCTCTGGGAGCTGACATTTGTATGTATTCTGCCACAAAATACATGAACG GCCACACTGATGTCGTCATGGGCTTACTGTCTACTAATTCTGAAGACCTCCACAATAGGCTTCGTTTCTTGCAGATCT CCATTGGAGCAGTTCCGTCCCCTATGGACTGTTATCTCTGCAATCGAGGTCTGAAAACTCTGCAGATCCGAATGGAGAAGCACTTCAAGAATGGAATGGCAGTTGCCCAGTTCCTGGAGTCTCACCCCCTGGTAGAAAAGGTCATTTACCCTG GGCTGCCCTCTCACCCGCAGCACGAGCTGGTCAAGCGCCAGTGCACGGGCTGTCCTGGGATGATCACCTTCTACATCAAGGGCGCTCTGCAGCAGGCCGAGGCTTTCCTCCAGAACCTGAAG TTATTTACTCTGGCTGAAAGCTTGGGAGGATTTGAAAGTCTTGCTGAGCTTCC GGCAATGATGACCCATGCATCAGTGCCTGAGAATGACAGAGCCTCCCTTGGAATCAGCGACACACTGATTCGCCTCTCTGTGGGCTTGGAGGATGAAAGCGACCTGCTGGAAGACCTAGACCAAGCTTTGAAGGCAGCA CACCCCTGA
- the LOC101615234 gene encoding cystathionine gamma-lyase-like isoform X1 has product MQEQDAACPHGFLPTFQHFATQAIHVGQEPEQWTSRAVVPPIFLSTTFKYEAPGRHAGFVYSRDGNPTRNILEKVVAALDGAKYSLAFSSGSAASMTITHLLKAGDHIICMDDVYGGTNEYFRKVAVKFGLKISFVDCSKTKLLEAAITPETKLVWVETPTNPGLKIIDIEACAHIVHKHGDIILVVDNTFMSAYFQRPLALGADICMYSATKYMNGHTDVVMGLLSTNSEDLHNRLRFLQISIGAVPSPMDCYLCNRGLKTLQIRMEKHFKNGMAVAQFLESHPLVEKVIYPGLPSHPQHELVKRQCTGCPGMITFYIKGALQQAEAFLQNLKLFTLAESLGGFESLAELPAMMTHASVPENDRASLGISDTLIRLSVGLEDESDLLEDLDQALKAAHP; this is encoded by the exons ATGCAGGAACAAGACGCCGCCTGCCCACACGGCTTCCTGCCCACATTCCAGCATTTCGCCACGCAGGCCATCCACGTGGGCCAGGAGCCCGAGCAGTGGACCTCCCGGGCGGTGGTGCCCCCCATCTTCCTGTCCACCACGTTCAAGTATGAGGCGCCGGGCCGGCACGCG ggaTTTGTGTATAGCCGTGATGGAAATCCCACTAGAAATATCTTGGAAAAAGTTGTTGCAGCGCTGGATGGAGCTAAGTACA GTTTGGCCTTTTCTTCAGGTTCAGCTGCCTCCATGACAATTACGCATCTTTTAAAAGCAGGAGACCATATTATCTGCATGGATGATGTGTATGGAG GTACGAATGAGTACTTCAGGAAGGTGGCTGTTAAATTTGGATTGAAGATTTCTTTTGTGGATTGCTCTAAAACCAAATTGCTAGAAGCAGCCATTACACCAGAAACCAAG CTTGTTTGGGTTGAAACCCCTACAAATCCTGGCTTGAAAATAATTGACATTGAAGCATGTGCACACATTGTTCATAAACATGGAGACATTATTTTGGTCGTGGATAACACTTTCATGTCAGCATATTTCCAG CGACCGCTGGCTCTGGGAGCTGACATTTGTATGTATTCTGCCACAAAATACATGAACG GCCACACTGATGTCGTCATGGGCTTACTGTCTACTAATTCTGAAGACCTCCACAATAGGCTTCGTTTCTTGCAGATCT CCATTGGAGCAGTTCCGTCCCCTATGGACTGTTATCTCTGCAATCGAGGTCTGAAAACTCTGCAGATCCGAATGGAGAAGCACTTCAAGAATGGAATGGCAGTTGCCCAGTTCCTGGAGTCTCACCCCCTGGTAGAAAAGGTCATTTACCCTG GGCTGCCCTCTCACCCGCAGCACGAGCTGGTCAAGCGCCAGTGCACGGGCTGTCCTGGGATGATCACCTTCTACATCAAGGGCGCTCTGCAGCAGGCCGAGGCTTTCCTCCAGAACCTGAAG TTATTTACTCTGGCTGAAAGCTTGGGAGGATTTGAAAGTCTTGCTGAGCTTCC GGCAATGATGACCCATGCATCAGTGCCTGAGAATGACAGAGCCTCCCTTGGAATCAGCGACACACTGATTCGCCTCTCTGTGGGCTTGGAGGATGAAAGCGACCTGCTGGAAGACCTAGACCAAGCTTTGAAGGCAGCA CACCCCTGA